In a genomic window of Streptomyces sp. NBC_01231:
- a CDS encoding DUF2510 domain-containing protein codes for MTPPPGWYPDPSAPHLERWWDGTTWTDHRRSPDAPGRPQSADGASGRAKAIALGTAGVVLVAAIVTGAFVLRENGGGTDVNTAPTPVTPTSAPASEEPSPAASSPTPSAPSADDPAVVVDQLNGITLPLRDGWTRPENVAEDDVVMMRDDGTYDCPAGIGLCRHGLVFSRTVTENDVRSPRTLALADISKAAETAYDHDSLDRRPYGGIASHQQVGSGQVAVAGRAGYFVRWRVKTVKGPGGYVQSLVFPSSVGSESPVLVRFVFDAGPDGPPLADMDRITKGIRSVGDTDPGGGVGSSLGPST; via the coding sequence ATGACGCCTCCGCCCGGCTGGTACCCCGACCCCTCGGCCCCGCATCTGGAGCGCTGGTGGGACGGGACCACGTGGACCGACCACCGGCGCTCCCCGGACGCCCCCGGGCGGCCGCAGTCCGCCGACGGGGCCTCCGGGCGGGCCAAGGCCATCGCCCTGGGCACCGCCGGGGTCGTCCTCGTCGCCGCGATCGTCACGGGCGCGTTCGTACTCCGCGAGAACGGGGGCGGTACGGACGTGAACACCGCGCCGACTCCGGTGACCCCCACGTCGGCGCCGGCGAGCGAGGAGCCCTCACCGGCCGCCTCCTCGCCGACCCCCTCCGCGCCGTCCGCCGACGACCCGGCCGTCGTGGTGGACCAACTCAACGGCATCACCCTGCCGTTGCGCGACGGCTGGACCAGGCCGGAGAACGTCGCCGAGGACGACGTCGTCATGATGCGGGACGACGGGACGTACGACTGCCCGGCCGGCATCGGCCTCTGCCGGCACGGCCTGGTCTTCTCCCGCACGGTCACCGAGAACGACGTGCGCTCACCCAGGACCCTCGCCCTGGCGGACATCTCGAAGGCGGCGGAGACGGCCTACGACCACGACTCCCTGGACCGTCGCCCCTACGGCGGCATCGCGTCGCACCAGCAGGTCGGATCCGGGCAGGTCGCGGTGGCGGGCCGCGCCGGGTACTTCGTGCGCTGGCGGGTGAAGACCGTCAAGGGCCCCGGCGGCTATGTGCAGTCGCTGGTCTTCCCCTCCAGCGTCGGCAGCGAGTCGCCGGTCCTCGTACGGTTCGTCTTCGACGCGGGCCCGGACGGACCGCCGCTCGCCGACATGGACCGGATCACCAAGGGGATCCGGTCGGTCGGCGACACGGACCCGGGCGGCGGCGTGGGCAGCAGCCTCGGGCCCTCGACCTAG
- a CDS encoding 3-oxoacyl-ACP reductase — translation MTASDDIICRRLVGRTAVITGAGSGIGLATARRLASEGAHVVLGDVDETRGQAAAEEIGGTFVKVDVTDPEQVEALFKTAHDTYGSVDIAFNNAGISPPDDDSILETGLEAWKRVQEVNLTSVYLCCKAAIPYMRRQGKGSIINTASFVARMGAATSQISYTASKGGVLAMSRELGVQFAREGIRVNALCPGPVNTPLLQELFAKDPERAARRLVHIPVGRFAEAEEIAAAVAFLASDDSSFVNATDFLVDGGISGAYVTPL, via the coding sequence GTGACCGCATCCGACGACATCATCTGCCGCCGCCTGGTCGGCCGTACCGCCGTCATCACCGGAGCCGGCAGCGGCATCGGTCTCGCCACCGCGCGCCGGCTCGCCTCCGAGGGCGCCCACGTCGTCCTCGGCGACGTCGACGAGACGCGCGGCCAGGCGGCCGCCGAGGAGATCGGCGGGACGTTCGTGAAAGTCGACGTCACCGACCCCGAGCAGGTCGAGGCCCTCTTCAAGACGGCCCACGACACCTACGGCAGTGTCGACATCGCCTTCAACAACGCCGGCATCTCCCCGCCCGACGACGACTCCATCCTGGAGACCGGCCTGGAGGCCTGGAAGCGCGTCCAGGAGGTCAACCTGACCTCCGTCTACCTGTGCTGCAAGGCCGCGATCCCCTACATGCGGCGCCAGGGCAAGGGCTCCATCATCAACACCGCGTCCTTCGTGGCCCGGATGGGCGCGGCGACCTCGCAGATCTCGTACACCGCGTCCAAGGGCGGCGTCCTGGCCATGTCCCGTGAACTGGGCGTGCAGTTCGCGCGGGAGGGCATCCGGGTCAACGCGCTCTGCCCGGGCCCGGTCAACACCCCCCTGCTCCAGGAACTGTTCGCCAAGGACCCGGAGCGGGCCGCCCGCCGCCTGGTCCACATCCCCGTCGGCCGGTTCGCCGAGGCCGAGGAGATCGCCGCCGCCGTCGCCTTCCTGGCCAGCGACGACTCCTCGTTCGTGAACGCCACCGACTTCCTGGTGGACGGCGGGATCTCGGGGGCGTACGTCACACCGCTGTAG
- a CDS encoding aldehyde dehydrogenase family protein has product MSNELELLVLNPATEEVVATVPAATAADVDAAVVRATRAQAGWAALAPGDRARLLRRFAVAVDEHLEELAQLEVREAGHTVGNARWEAGNVRDLLDYAAGGVERLTGHQIPVPGGLNVTILEPLGVVGVIAPWNFPMPIAAWGTAPALAAGNAVILKPAETTPLTALRLAGLALEAGLPDDLFQVLPGHGPVAGNALVEHPGVAKIVFTGSTAVGRQVASKGSMLLKPVTLELGGKSPNIVFADADLEAAAAAAPMAFLDNSGQDCCARTRILVQRSAYDRFLDLLAPGIESVRVGDPADEQTQMGPLISRAQLDRVRSYVAPDAPGLRGKAPEGPGFWFPPTLLTGVDPHARVAVEEVFGPVAVVLPFEDEAEAVALANATDYGLSGSLWTRDVGRALRVSQAVRAGNLSVNSHSSVRYWTPFGGFKQSGIGRELGPDALAAFTETKNVFISTEGPAQ; this is encoded by the coding sequence GTGTCGAACGAGCTTGAGCTCTTGGTCCTCAACCCGGCCACCGAGGAGGTGGTCGCGACCGTCCCGGCCGCCACCGCCGCCGACGTGGACGCGGCCGTCGTACGCGCCACCAGGGCACAGGCCGGGTGGGCCGCCCTCGCGCCCGGCGACCGGGCCCGACTGCTGCGCCGGTTCGCCGTCGCCGTGGACGAACACCTGGAGGAACTCGCACAGTTGGAGGTCCGGGAGGCCGGACACACCGTCGGCAACGCCCGTTGGGAGGCGGGCAACGTCCGGGACCTGCTCGACTACGCGGCCGGGGGAGTGGAGCGGCTGACGGGACATCAGATCCCGGTGCCCGGCGGCCTGAACGTCACGATTCTCGAACCGCTCGGTGTGGTCGGCGTCATCGCGCCCTGGAACTTCCCCATGCCGATCGCGGCCTGGGGCACCGCACCGGCGCTCGCGGCGGGCAACGCGGTGATCCTCAAGCCCGCCGAGACCACCCCGCTGACCGCCCTGCGCCTGGCCGGACTCGCCCTGGAAGCGGGCCTCCCGGACGACCTCTTCCAGGTGCTGCCCGGCCATGGACCCGTCGCGGGCAACGCGCTCGTCGAACACCCTGGCGTGGCGAAGATCGTCTTCACCGGGTCGACAGCCGTGGGCCGACAGGTGGCGTCCAAGGGGTCCATGCTCCTCAAGCCCGTCACCCTCGAACTCGGCGGCAAGAGCCCCAACATCGTCTTCGCCGACGCCGACCTCGAGGCCGCCGCCGCCGCGGCTCCCATGGCCTTCCTGGACAACTCCGGCCAGGACTGCTGCGCGCGCACCCGCATCCTCGTCCAGCGCTCCGCCTACGACCGCTTCCTGGACCTGCTGGCCCCCGGGATCGAGTCGGTCCGGGTGGGCGACCCGGCCGACGAGCAGACCCAGATGGGCCCCCTGATCTCCAGGGCCCAGCTGGACCGCGTCCGTTCGTACGTCGCCCCGGACGCCCCCGGTCTGCGCGGCAAGGCCCCCGAGGGCCCCGGCTTCTGGTTCCCGCCCACCCTCCTGACCGGCGTCGACCCGCACGCCCGGGTGGCCGTCGAGGAGGTCTTCGGCCCGGTCGCGGTGGTCCTGCCCTTCGAGGACGAGGCGGAGGCCGTGGCCCTCGCCAACGCCACCGACTACGGCCTCTCCGGCTCCCTGTGGACCCGGGACGTCGGCCGCGCCCTGCGCGTCTCCCAGGCGGTCCGGGCGGGCAACCTGTCCGTCAACTCCCACTCCAGCGTCCGCTACTGGACGCCCTTCGGCGGCTTCAAGCAGTCCGGCATCGGCCGCGAACTCGGCCCGGACGCCCTGGCCGCCTTCACCGAAACCAAGAACGTCTTCATCAGTACGGAGGGCCCCGCACAGTGA
- a CDS encoding glutamine synthetase family protein has product MADRTPPLSVEELHALVAGGEIDTVVLAFPDMQGRLQGKRFAARFFLDEVLQHGTEGCNYLLAVDTEMNTVEGYAMSSWDRGYGDFAMHPDLSTLRRVPWNDGTAMLIADLAWNDGSPVVAAPRQILRRQLERLAEHGFAAQVGTELEFIVFKDSYEQAWDADYRCLTPANQYNIDYSVLGTGRIEPLLRRIRNEMAAAGLTVESAKGECNPGQHEIVFRYDEALVTCDQHAIYKTGAKEIAAQEGVSLTFMAKYNEREGNSCHIHLSLTDAAGANAMVGSAQDEGGMSEVMRYFLAGQLAALRDFSLLYAPNINSYKRFQPGSFAPTAVAWGYDNRTCALRVVGHGRSLRFENRLPGGDVNPHLAVAGLVAAGLYGIEHKLELPEVCTGNAYAGGYAHVPTTLREAAELWENSPIAKAAFGDEVVAHYRNMARVELDAFDAAVTDWELRRSFERL; this is encoded by the coding sequence GTGGCAGACCGCACACCCCCGCTGAGCGTCGAGGAGCTGCACGCCCTCGTCGCCGGCGGTGAGATCGACACTGTCGTCCTGGCGTTCCCCGATATGCAAGGGCGGCTCCAGGGCAAGCGGTTCGCCGCCCGCTTCTTCCTCGACGAGGTCCTCCAGCACGGCACCGAGGGCTGCAACTACCTCCTCGCCGTCGACACCGAGATGAACACCGTCGAGGGGTACGCCATGTCCTCCTGGGACCGGGGGTACGGCGACTTCGCCATGCACCCCGACCTGTCCACGCTTCGCCGCGTGCCCTGGAACGACGGTACGGCCATGCTGATCGCCGACCTCGCCTGGAACGACGGCTCCCCGGTCGTCGCCGCCCCCCGCCAGATCCTCCGCCGCCAGCTGGAGCGTCTCGCCGAGCACGGCTTCGCCGCGCAGGTCGGCACGGAGCTGGAGTTCATCGTCTTCAAGGACAGCTACGAGCAGGCGTGGGACGCCGACTACCGGTGCCTCACCCCGGCCAACCAGTACAACATCGACTACTCGGTGCTGGGGACCGGCCGTATCGAGCCCCTGCTGCGGCGCATCCGAAACGAGATGGCCGCGGCCGGCCTCACCGTCGAGTCCGCCAAGGGCGAGTGCAACCCGGGCCAGCACGAGATCGTCTTCCGCTACGACGAGGCCCTGGTCACCTGCGACCAGCACGCCATCTACAAGACCGGCGCCAAGGAGATCGCCGCCCAGGAGGGCGTCTCCCTCACCTTCATGGCCAAGTACAACGAGCGCGAGGGCAACTCCTGCCACATCCACCTCTCCCTCACGGACGCGGCCGGCGCCAACGCCATGGTGGGCTCCGCCCAGGACGAGGGCGGCATGTCGGAGGTGATGCGGTACTTCCTCGCCGGTCAGCTGGCCGCGCTGAGGGACTTCTCGCTCCTCTACGCCCCCAACATCAACTCGTACAAGAGGTTCCAGCCGGGCTCCTTCGCCCCGACCGCCGTCGCCTGGGGGTACGACAACCGCACCTGCGCCCTGAGGGTCGTGGGCCACGGGCGGTCCCTGCGCTTCGAGAACCGGCTGCCCGGAGGTGACGTCAACCCGCACCTCGCGGTGGCCGGGCTGGTGGCGGCGGGCCTGTACGGCATCGAGCACAAGCTGGAGCTGCCCGAGGTCTGCACCGGCAACGCCTACGCCGGCGGCTACGCGCACGTCCCCACCACGCTCCGCGAGGCCGCCGAGCTCTGGGAGAACAGCCCGATCGCCAAGGCCGCCTTCGGTGACGAGGTCGTCGCCCACTACCGCAACATGGCGCGCGTCGAACTGGACGCCTTCGACGCCGCGGTGACCGACTGGGAGCTGCGCCGCTCCTTCGAACGCTTGTGA
- a CDS encoding FCD domain-containing protein → MSLDADGGPDDRLTPVLRPVRAGNGFEEALEQILQVVRLGLVPGGERLPAERELAERLGISRVTLREVLKVLQDQGLVESRRGRYGGTFVLPRADGGGEDELRRRIAEVDIEDVLRFREVLEVGAAGLCATHGLSQEQADRLRWALAATRDAPLSEYRRLDTLLHLTVAELSGSPTLTARYAAVRASVNDLLDCIPLLVRNLEHSQRQHTALVEAVLDGDADGAREMMREHCAGTAALLRGFLA, encoded by the coding sequence ATGTCGCTGGACGCTGACGGCGGCCCGGACGACCGGCTGACGCCGGTGCTGCGACCGGTGCGGGCCGGCAACGGCTTCGAGGAGGCGCTGGAGCAGATCCTCCAGGTCGTCCGGCTGGGCCTGGTACCGGGCGGTGAGCGGCTGCCGGCGGAGCGGGAGCTGGCGGAGCGGCTCGGGATCAGCCGGGTGACGCTGCGCGAGGTGCTGAAGGTGCTCCAGGACCAGGGGCTGGTCGAGTCGCGGCGCGGGCGGTACGGCGGAACGTTCGTCCTGCCGCGCGCGGACGGCGGCGGCGAGGACGAGCTGCGGCGGCGGATCGCCGAGGTCGACATCGAGGACGTGCTGCGCTTCCGCGAGGTGCTGGAGGTGGGGGCGGCCGGGCTGTGTGCCACGCACGGCCTGTCGCAGGAGCAGGCGGACCGGCTGCGGTGGGCTCTTGCGGCGACGCGGGACGCGCCGCTGTCCGAGTACCGCCGCCTGGACACCCTGCTCCACCTCACCGTCGCCGAGCTGTCCGGCTCACCCACGCTGACCGCGCGGTACGCGGCGGTACGGGCCTCGGTGAACGACCTCCTCGACTGCATCCCGCTCCTGGTGCGCAACCTGGAGCACTCCCAGCGTCAGCACACCGCTCTGGTCGAGGCCGTCCTCGACGGGGACGCGGACGGGGCGCGGGAGATGATGCGGGAGCACTGCGCGGGGACGGCGGCGCTGCTGCGGGGGTTCCTGGCGTGA